aagcagtggggagggagaatggaaagCTAAAAGACAAAGTAAGATTGTGAGTAAAGTAAGATCGCTTTAAATTAGGTAATGTCTGTCTCTGccctaatttattttgtgttccTCTTGCCTGCTCTTTATCCTTTTGAGATTCACTGCCAGTCCCCTGAGAATCCCCTTCTTTAAGTATTGTGACTGCTATTGTCCACCAGACTCTATGCCTGGCTTAtgatccttttttcccctttgaaaaTTGTACAGGCTGCACTGCTTGTCTGACATGCCTTCCCAGCACCCAGATAGGTTCCCACAGATAGGGTTGAATTTGATGAGGGATTTAACTCAAGATTTCCTTAGAGAAAAGAgctacttttaaaaagaaaactctaGTTATGTTTAGTTCCTCTTTTACCAAAATCTAGTGAGGAAGAAGAAGGTTTATGGAATTTCAGTATGGGCTGTATGGGCCCAAAATATCGCCTCTCCCTCTGCCGTTGTCCTTCAGCCACCCCTAAAATTAGATGTATTTCTGTGAGATCCACATGTGCTGtaccctcttccatcctctcccatACACCTCCACTTCTCATTGGTGGGCATCCCTTATCACAGTGCTGCCTGGGCTTCCCCATAGCCCTTAAGCATAGACCTATGGGTGCTCCAAGTTGGAGGTGAAACCTTGGGGAGAGGCATGGAGTGAGGGTGAGACCTAGGGCATAGCCGTGGGCCGAGCATCCTCTGGCACATTTCAAGGTCAGGGCCTCTGCCCTTAGGTATGATGTTCTGCAGCAACTTGATGCCCCACTCTGCCATTCTGGAGTAGTGAGACCTCAATGTATTCATTTTGATGGAATAAAAGTCTACAACAATTCAAATGTTTGAATGTGACCCTGTCACTGTATAACATCAACCGTTTTAAACAAAATCCTGGATACAGTGACCCTCGCCCATTTAGAACATATTGTTTAAATTTTGGTTTTAACTTTTGATTAAAtatacagaaaaagaaaaaaataattaaagcatttgaaatatgAAGTATTAATTAGCTTTAATTAGCTAATTAGTATTAACTAGCTTTAATTAACTAGTATTAATTAGCTTTTATTTTAATCATATTCCAGGGAAGTGGAGGGGGGCTAGTGGCAGAGAGTAATTCAAAGGAATCCCCTCACCTCCACAACTTCCTCCACATTTAACAGTATTTTTAGATGGCCTTAAATATTATATTAACTGTCctggggggtacgtctacactacagcgctagttcgaactaacttagttcgaattagttaattcgaactaagctagttcgaactagcgcatctagaactaaaaactagttcgaactagcgttttgctagttcgaactagcgcgtccacactgattggacgcaggggggcatttaagggcagctgaaaccggttctggcagggcatcaggtcagcagttgctttgtgtggctgctgtctgaggctatctgaggctcgtgcttaaagggaccccccctggacagccggttctcagcttttcctgcttgcttgccaacctcgccgagggacagcaaagcgtcggtctctgtgcccgtctgtgtcggtgcttcccttcgggggggccgccgcaggtggcaacatggagccacggctcgccctgcaccttctggtgcacgttctggacttgctgctgcaagcctgccagcaatggctcgaggctgcctggcaccacctggggaacgtcagccccctgcctctccgcctggccgccctgggggccgtggaggagccgcggcggcgccccggcaccggcgtgccccgccgcatctggcgtctggacaccagcagcgactggtgggaccgcatcgtcctggagcgctgggacgaccgacagtggacccagaactttaggatgaggagggacaccttcctggagctctgcgagtggctcgcccctgccctgcaaagaagggacactcgcatgaggcccgccatccccctccagaagcgggtggccatcgccctctggaagctctccacgccggatagctaccgatccgtcgggaaccagttcggcgtggggagatccactgtcggagcagtgctcatgcaggtacggcgctcgtcggccaccgagccgggggggaggggggctgcgaggaggggatgggccgccccagggacaaaggggggggcgggaggaggcgaaagcgccccgcaccggaggggtcgggctgtcccggccgtactacacgccgccaggggggttgcttccgggagtggggcgcggggcactgccagggcacgcacgctcccagccacccgggcgccccactgattgacgctttgctgtgtctctctccgcaggtggtcaaggccatcaaccgggtgctgctccgcagggtggtccgcctcgccaacccggatgccgtcatccggggattcggcgccctcggcttccccaactgcgggggggccatcgacgggacgcacatccccatccgtgccccggaacaccaggcgtcccggtacgtgaaccgcaaggggtacttctccgtcatcctgcaggccgtatgtgaccaccggggacagttgacggacataaatgtgggctggtccggcaaagcacacgacgcccgggtgtaccggaactcctccgtgtgccagcggctgcaggacgggaccttcttccccgaccgccacatcagggtcggggacgtggacatgcccgtctgcctggtgggggatgccgcctacccactgcagccctggctcatgaagccctacacgggacacctcaatccctcccgccaggccttcaataacaggctgagcagggcccgcatcgtggtggagggggccttcgggcgactgaaagcccgctttcgatgcctcctcacccgtctggacctggccgagcacaacatccctcccgtggtggcggcatgttgtgtgctccacaatttgtgtgagcggaagggggaggctttcttgccagcctggatggctgaggctgaccgcatggctggacactacggtcagccccgcaccgccgccgtccgggaagcccagcggggggccatccggatccgggaagccctgcgggagagcttccaggtggaggaggaggaggactgacctctccctgcatgccccaccggggccttcttccaccctaccccccccttcccctttcccctccctacctactgtcaaataaagacacctgtttttccaacaaaaacgtctgtttatttcacagaactggggtgggggagggaggaatgaaggtgggagaagggagggggaaacctgggacgagggagctggaaggggaggggagggaagggaggaagggaaaggaaagctcaggggtgggagtctgggtgcctctcccgtctcgccacactgcgggtccgggggcgtcggtggggaatggttgtggaggggggggcagagaggacagggggtgtggaggaagcaggagcggaagcaggaggagcaggaggagcaggaggagcaagagggggagcaggaggagcaagagggggagcagggggagcaagagggggagcagggggagcaagagggggagcaagagggggagcagggggaggaggaaatggaaagcggtctagcaggctctggaggtggcctcgcagggcacggccctgctcctccagggcctccagactcctctggcgcagcctgaggtcctcctggacccagtggtcctggagacggagctgtcggtccaggaaccggagatgccgcctctggtagtcctcctggttcctggctgtcctgcttgcccgggcgcgggcggctgctgcaggcggtgtggtgcgccctgcagtccccggtgctgcagctgtggtgcaagaagaccagcggtcaatgaccccaggggcccaggtgtgtgaaacccagctcccctctgcaaggccagggcccctgcaggatccccagctgctgctccgtggtgggcaaggcccaggcgcacggtcccggggctccctcttgccccagccccccgtacacataaggggaacacgagggtactcacaggtggacgcctccccggcctctgatgatgcaggcgagcggctctgtggggtgcctcgggggtcccgggtcctgggaaggctggcagcaggctcctggctctcagagccctcttgctcctcctcggtgtccaggagcggtccctctgccccggggtcaatcacgtcccggggggcagggacggcatgagcccccaggaggcggtccagggcgtggaagtgggggcaggcctccgggtcagcccctggcaggcaggcccgggagtaggactgccgcaagtctttaatcttgcagcgcacctgctcccggctgcgctggtggcccctggcggccaggctggcagccatgcgtccatagacggccgcattccggtggctagtgcggagatcgtggacattggaggcttccccccaaacctcgatgaggtccacgatctccgcacttgaccaggcgggcgcccgccttttgcgcccccgggcaggctcctgggagccgccaggctggtcgtggggagcagtggagggctgggagccctcggatggctggctcattgtgtggcaggtgcaggctgtgcaggcacgggtgctggcagccttgcaactggcacaaagtgagtagccagcccatggccctttaagggctccggggccgggaggggggcaatagagtttccctggtgttggccagagtggccaccagggaaacctgggaagccttagcctcccactagttcgaactaaagggctacacagcccttagttcgaactagctagttcgaactaggcgttagtcctcgtaaaatgaggtttacctagttcgaactaagcgctccgttagttcgaattaagttcgaactaacggagcgctagtgtagcgcataggaaagttagttcgaactaacgtccgttagttcgaactaactttctagtgtagacataccctgggggaaaAAGAGCAAAGTTAGTTGAGAGGGGCTGGAACTGTTGTTGTTAATCTGATTTCCATTTCCTAAAAGACAAGCAAGATGAAGCCACAcaaaaggagagggagaaaagaatagcaaagatagaaaatgcagcttctttcTCTGATGTTGATTTTTCAATTGCAAATCCAACAGCTGGAGAAGTTCAGGCAGAGTAGCACACAGTCTTAGTAGTCACTTCAAGACTGTGTAAACTTGTACTAGCATCAGGCTGGTTAGTGTGTTGCTTTTAGCTGACTTACAGCAGTATTGTAAAACAAACCATTTGTGGATTGCTAAACCAGACTCTTATTAACCAGAAGGCAAAAGGAGCGAGAGAGAAGGAGAGTcaggaaagagaagaaacaaGGTGAGGAAGCAAAAGGGTACACTGGGGATGATGATATACAAGTGAGAGAGAGGCTCAATTTTATGCATTTGCTAAGACACCACTTAGGTTTTAAAACTGAAATCTAAAACACTAGAAATGGCATTTGGTTAAGTGTTATAGCCAATATCAAAGTGAAATCTCTTTTTAGTGAGACCAGGGAATGTTAATTTAATGAtagagggttggttttttttaacttcagatcAACTTATAACTTGAACAGCATATTTTAAATAAGGATGTCTAGTTATCCTCAAGAAATCAACATTTTAATTTACCCAGAACAACATCAACATACAATCAAGAGTTCACTCAAGTTCAGACATAATCAATGTTCTAGGTATATCCTCACACACTTACATAGTCTTGCAAGCAAGTGTCAAAGACT
The DNA window shown above is from Pelodiscus sinensis isolate JC-2024 chromosome 2, ASM4963464v1, whole genome shotgun sequence and carries:
- the LOC142826686 gene encoding uncharacterized protein LOC142826686; translated protein: MSQPSEGSQPSTAPHDQPGGSQEPARGRKRRAPAWSSAEIVDLIEVWGEASNVHDLRTSHRNAAVYGRMAASLAARGHQRSREQVRCKIKDLRQSYSRACLPGADPEACPHFHALDRLLGAHAVPAPRDVIDPGAEGPLLDTEEEQEGSESQEPAASLPRTRDPRGTPQSRSPASSEAGEASTSAAPGTAGRTTPPAAAARARASRTARNQEDYQRRHLRFLDRQLRLQDHWVQEDLRLRQRSLEALEEQGRALRGHLQSLLDRFPFPPPPAPPLAPPLAPPAPPLAPPAPPLAPPAPPLAPPAPPAPPASAPASSTPPVLSAPPSTTIPHRRPRTRSVARRERHPDSHP